From the Pseudoalteromonas tunicata genome, one window contains:
- a CDS encoding sodium-dependent bicarbonate transport family permease → MPDIVVMFFLLGLFAGLVRSDLSIPKATYDTLSLLLMLIIGLKGGMALHGNLSWGILPEMATVMLLGALIPLTLFPLLRKFIRLSLADSASIAAHYGSVSAGTFAVALAYTQAKQLEVGAEVTLYLVMMELPAIIVGLLLYRRFSSQLPNAKPVTVGALWHEALTNKGVILLVGGVIIGIIYGTQLGAPVTDVLMGGFKAILALFLLEMGLTAAQTLRPFPAAHWRLMIFALTVPIGLGIVGIFVGAFLGLSEGSIVILASLSASASYIAAPAAIKAAIPDADIGLAMLSSLGLTFPFNVTIGISLYHYLIPILT, encoded by the coding sequence ATGCCAGATATTGTTGTGATGTTTTTTCTACTGGGTTTATTTGCGGGGCTGGTTCGTTCCGATTTAAGTATTCCTAAAGCAACTTACGATACATTAAGTTTATTACTAATGTTAATCATAGGTTTAAAAGGTGGTATGGCCTTACACGGTAATTTAAGCTGGGGCATTTTGCCGGAAATGGCCACTGTAATGTTGCTCGGAGCCTTAATTCCTCTGACTTTATTTCCACTGCTGCGAAAATTCATCCGCCTTAGCTTGGCCGACAGTGCAAGTATTGCCGCCCATTACGGCTCAGTGAGTGCTGGTACTTTTGCGGTGGCACTTGCTTATACTCAAGCCAAACAGCTCGAAGTTGGCGCTGAAGTGACACTTTATTTAGTGATGATGGAACTGCCAGCCATTATTGTTGGCTTATTACTCTACCGCCGCTTTAGCTCTCAACTACCTAATGCAAAACCTGTGACTGTCGGGGCATTGTGGCATGAAGCCCTGACCAATAAAGGAGTTATCTTGCTAGTTGGAGGGGTCATTATTGGTATTATTTATGGCACACAGCTCGGCGCGCCGGTAACTGACGTCCTCATGGGAGGCTTCAAAGCAATATTAGCATTATTTTTACTCGAAATGGGTCTGACTGCAGCTCAAACTCTGCGCCCTTTCCCTGCGGCACACTGGCGTTTGATGATCTTTGCCTTAACAGTACCGATAGGTTTAGGCATTGTAGGGATATTTGTTGGTGCCTTCTTAGGATTAAGCGAAGGTTCAATTGTTATCTTAGCAAGCTTAAGTGCCAGTGCTTCTTATATCGCAGCACCTGCGGCCATAAAAGCTGCAATCCCGGATGCAGATATTGGACTTGCTATGCTCAGCTCTTTAGGGCTTACATTTCCCTTTAACGTCACTATTGGAATCAGCTTGTATCACTACTTAATTCCTATTTTGACCTAA
- a CDS encoding DUF2256 domain-containing protein produces MTHHKQHLESKLCPICLRPFNWRKKWQRDWPNVKYCSKRCQSNAKNLNKFETPK; encoded by the coding sequence ATGACACATCACAAACAGCACCTTGAATCAAAACTATGCCCAATTTGCCTTCGTCCGTTTAATTGGCGCAAAAAATGGCAACGAGACTGGCCAAATGTTAAATACTGCTCAAAACGCTGCCAAAGTAATGCAAAAAATCTGAATAAATTTGAAACCCCAAAATAA
- a CDS encoding substrate-binding periplasmic protein, with the protein MLRNTLYFVCCLFLTVLTAKVNCAQTTLTPFTLATTNDPETPLYQQANQILTVALQELGFQLNIITLPNKRSLSWANIGKVDGELFRIKNLDLTIHPNLEQVSEAIAHTDQSVIGPKNLKVAGWPSMKNYTLAYERGTEFLNKNQAKFKAVILVNDFHQALELIHAGRADITITSRATAERFLNRTPSEYSDLIVHSPALIDIELHTYINKTLHPQLAFQLAAVLKQMKLDGRFDQLSQINN; encoded by the coding sequence ATGCTACGAAATACCTTATATTTTGTCTGTTGTTTATTTTTAACTGTGCTAACAGCCAAGGTTAACTGCGCGCAAACAACTCTCACCCCTTTTACTCTGGCAACCACTAATGACCCAGAAACTCCGCTTTACCAACAGGCAAATCAAATATTAACCGTCGCTTTGCAAGAATTGGGTTTTCAATTAAACATAATCACGCTGCCAAATAAACGCAGCTTAAGTTGGGCAAACATAGGTAAAGTTGATGGTGAGTTATTTCGAATTAAAAATTTAGATTTAACGATTCACCCTAACTTAGAGCAAGTAAGCGAAGCGATAGCACATACCGATCAGTCGGTGATTGGCCCTAAAAACCTAAAGGTTGCAGGCTGGCCTAGTATGAAAAATTATACTTTAGCCTATGAGCGCGGTACGGAGTTTTTAAACAAAAACCAAGCTAAATTTAAAGCTGTCATTTTAGTCAATGACTTTCATCAAGCCCTAGAACTTATCCATGCTGGACGCGCCGATATTACCATAACCAGTCGCGCTACCGCTGAGCGTTTTTTAAATAGAACCCCCTCTGAGTATTCCGATTTAATCGTACACAGCCCAGCCTTGATCGATATTGAACTGCATACTTACATCAATAAAACTTTGCATCCACAGTTAGCTTTCCAACTTGCAGCGGTTCTAAAACAAATGAAACTAGATGGCCGTTTTGATCAGTTGAGCCAAATTAATAACTAG
- a CDS encoding dienelactone hydrolase family protein: MTTPQFQQIPQEAFDWYDDYAHGAMDRRTFMKKLGTLTALGFSMAVLTSALLPNYVLAEQVSFNDPDIKASYAEFDSPLGHGKGRGYLAVPTNTTAKLPSVLVVHENRGLNPYIKDVARRLAKAGFLAFAPDALFPLGGYPGNDDDGRAMQSSLAREKIQFDFIAASQFLKTHPLSSGKLGVVGFCFGGYMANYLAASANELIDAAVPFYGTPAAKELRKNIKAPLLIHLAQLDTRVNQTWPEYQADLDSLGIKYTMHMYQAANHGFHNDSTSRYDKAQAELAWQRTLDFFKLHLV, translated from the coding sequence ATGACAACACCTCAGTTTCAACAAATCCCACAAGAAGCATTTGATTGGTATGATGATTATGCCCATGGCGCCATGGACAGACGTACTTTTATGAAAAAGCTTGGTACATTAACCGCGTTAGGCTTTTCCATGGCGGTATTAACCAGCGCTTTGCTTCCAAATTATGTTTTGGCCGAACAAGTCTCATTTAATGATCCTGATATTAAAGCCAGTTACGCTGAATTTGACTCGCCGCTAGGTCATGGCAAAGGTCGTGGTTATTTAGCCGTGCCGACCAATACCACAGCAAAGCTACCAAGTGTATTGGTGGTGCATGAAAATAGAGGGCTAAATCCTTACATTAAAGACGTTGCAAGACGCTTAGCAAAAGCGGGATTTTTAGCCTTTGCACCAGATGCACTCTTCCCGCTTGGAGGATATCCTGGCAATGATGATGACGGTCGAGCAATGCAAAGCAGCTTGGCTCGCGAAAAAATTCAATTCGATTTTATCGCTGCCAGCCAGTTTTTAAAAACGCACCCGCTAAGTTCAGGTAAGTTGGGCGTAGTAGGATTTTGTTTTGGGGGCTACATGGCCAATTACTTAGCCGCATCAGCCAATGAGTTAATTGATGCCGCAGTCCCATTTTATGGCACGCCAGCGGCAAAAGAATTACGCAAAAATATCAAAGCGCCTTTACTGATTCACTTAGCTCAATTAGATACTCGCGTAAATCAAACTTGGCCCGAATACCAAGCAGACCTCGATAGTCTAGGTATTAAATACACCATGCATATGTACCAAGCCGCTAATCATGGTTTTCATAACGACTCCACCTCTCGTTATGATAAAGCCCAAGCCGAACTTGCATGGCAGCGCACACTCGACTTTTTCAAACTGCACTTAGTTTAA
- a CDS encoding TerB family tellurite resistance protein, with amino-acid sequence MLAHIKKLLQGLALQPEPTVSIDFNTALAALLVEVMRADGKAHSSELNKISAILLTHCQLSQEQVTGLIAKAEPLVEEAIDLFAFVKQINNQTNDVERIEIVELLWHVAFADGELDSHEDHIIRRIAGLLYVSHADFIAAKLAAAQ; translated from the coding sequence GTGTTAGCTCATATCAAAAAACTATTACAAGGCTTGGCATTGCAGCCAGAGCCAACAGTCAGTATCGATTTTAATACCGCATTAGCGGCTTTATTAGTTGAAGTGATGCGAGCGGATGGCAAAGCTCACAGCAGTGAGTTAAATAAAATATCGGCGATATTGTTAACCCATTGCCAATTAAGCCAAGAGCAAGTAACAGGCTTGATTGCAAAAGCAGAGCCATTGGTTGAAGAGGCGATTGATTTATTTGCATTTGTTAAGCAAATTAACAACCAAACGAATGATGTTGAGCGTATCGAGATTGTCGAGTTATTGTGGCATGTCGCTTTTGCTGATGGTGAGCTTGATAGCCATGAAGATCATATTATTCGAAGAATTGCAGGGCTACTATATGTAAGCCATGCCGATTTTATTGCCGCAAAACTTGCCGCAGCGCAGTAA
- the pdxJ gene encoding pyridoxine 5'-phosphate synthase, which yields MKDILLGVNVDHVATLRQARGTTFPDPAHAAAVAEHAGADGITIHLREDRRHIQDRDVHVMSKTIQTRMNFEIAVTEEMLQLALEIKPAFVCLVPEKREELTTEGGLDVAGNQLKIAEAVARLTAAGIKVSLFVDADPIQLKACAAVHAPYIEIHTGAYADAETEEAQLEELERIKAGVKTAVDLGLIVNAGHGLNYHNVKPIAAIEDIYELNIGHAIVARAVIDGFEKAVRDMKRLMLEARM from the coding sequence ATGAAAGATATTTTATTAGGTGTGAATGTTGACCATGTTGCTACGTTGCGCCAAGCACGTGGCACGACTTTTCCTGATCCAGCTCATGCAGCAGCCGTAGCAGAGCATGCCGGTGCTGATGGGATCACCATTCATTTACGTGAAGATCGCCGACATATCCAAGACAGAGATGTGCATGTGATGAGTAAAACCATTCAAACGCGCATGAACTTTGAAATAGCCGTTACTGAAGAGATGTTGCAATTAGCGCTTGAAATCAAGCCTGCGTTTGTTTGTTTAGTGCCAGAAAAACGCGAAGAACTAACAACTGAAGGCGGTTTAGATGTCGCGGGCAATCAATTGAAAATTGCCGAGGCTGTTGCACGTTTAACCGCTGCGGGCATTAAAGTATCCTTGTTTGTTGATGCCGATCCGATTCAACTCAAAGCCTGTGCTGCGGTTCATGCTCCGTATATTGAAATTCATACCGGTGCTTATGCTGATGCAGAAACTGAAGAGGCACAACTCGAAGAACTGGAACGCATTAAAGCGGGTGTAAAAACAGCGGTTGATTTAGGTTTAATTGTTAACGCTGGTCATGGCTTGAATTATCATAATGTAAAACCAATTGCTGCGATTGAAGATATTTATGAGCTTAATATTGGTCACGCCATTGTTGCTCGTGCCGTTATTGATGGGTTTGAAAAAGCCGTACGAGATATGAAACGTTTGATGCTCGAAGCTAGAATGTAA
- the recO gene encoding DNA repair protein RecO, whose translation MIQEFYHAYLIHRRPFSDSQVMLDMLVENLGQIRLLARLKGKQAVKHSAQLQPFQTLLIRFSGQGDLKYLTQFELASNIADIQLAGKALYCGFYLNELCNRIIPINEPIDLAYQLYQQHLQALTTSCDVEQTLRSFEYQLLELLGYGVDFNYDAQGDPIEAAALYLYVDEQGWCKQNTTHSGFRGEQLMAFSQLDFSQPQTRLLAKQFARYLLKPLLGERELKSRELFLPR comes from the coding sequence GTGATTCAAGAGTTCTATCATGCATATCTGATCCATCGACGTCCATTTAGTGACTCGCAAGTGATGCTCGATATGCTGGTAGAAAACCTTGGTCAAATTCGCCTGCTTGCCCGGTTAAAAGGCAAGCAGGCGGTTAAACACAGTGCACAACTGCAACCATTTCAAACCTTACTGATCCGCTTTTCAGGTCAAGGTGACCTTAAATACCTCACCCAATTTGAACTTGCTTCCAATATTGCCGATATTCAATTAGCTGGCAAAGCGCTTTATTGCGGTTTTTACCTCAATGAATTATGCAATCGGATAATTCCTATTAATGAGCCGATCGATTTAGCTTATCAACTTTATCAGCAACATTTGCAAGCATTGACCACATCGTGCGACGTTGAGCAAACTCTGCGCTCATTTGAATATCAGTTATTAGAATTGCTAGGTTATGGTGTTGATTTTAATTATGATGCACAAGGTGATCCAATTGAGGCCGCAGCCTTGTATCTGTATGTTGATGAACAAGGTTGGTGTAAGCAAAATACAACGCACAGTGGGTTTCGTGGTGAGCAACTCATGGCATTTAGTCAATTAGATTTTTCTCAGCCACAAACCCGTTTATTAGCTAAACAATTTGCCCGTTATTTATTAAAGCCATTATTAGGCGAACGAGAATTAAAAAGCCGAGAGCTATTTCTACCAAGGTGA
- the era gene encoding GTPase Era gives MNPKTHCGMIAIVGRPNVGKSTILNEIVGQKVSITSRKAQTTRHRIMGIHTEGDYQAVYVDTPGLHIEEKRAINRLMNRAAASSISDVELIIFVVEGTHWTADDDMVLHKVKQTGRPVLLVINKVDQVKEKEELFPHLQWLGEQADFVAILPVSATQAKNIDLIKDQVRKYLQPSEFIFPEDYVTDRSTRFLAAEIVREKLMRFMGEELPYSVTVEIEQFKWQENGVWHINALILVERESQKRMVIGNKGEKLKVIGREARKDMEEMLDNKVFLELWVKVKSGWADDERALRSLGYGED, from the coding sequence ATGAATCCTAAAACACATTGCGGCATGATTGCCATTGTTGGCCGTCCAAATGTTGGTAAATCAACAATTTTAAATGAAATTGTTGGCCAAAAAGTCAGTATTACATCGCGTAAAGCGCAAACTACGCGCCACCGTATTATGGGGATCCATACTGAAGGTGATTATCAAGCGGTGTATGTCGATACTCCTGGTTTACATATTGAAGAAAAACGCGCCATTAACCGTTTAATGAACCGTGCTGCGGCAAGCTCAATCAGCGATGTTGAGTTGATTATTTTTGTGGTTGAAGGGACGCATTGGACTGCTGATGATGACATGGTTTTACATAAAGTAAAACAAACAGGTCGTCCAGTTTTGTTGGTGATTAACAAAGTAGACCAAGTTAAAGAAAAAGAAGAGCTATTTCCTCATTTACAATGGCTCGGCGAGCAAGCTGATTTTGTTGCGATTTTACCTGTCTCGGCAACGCAGGCTAAAAATATCGATTTAATTAAAGATCAAGTTCGTAAGTACTTGCAGCCAAGTGAGTTTATTTTCCCTGAAGATTACGTTACTGACCGTTCAACGCGCTTTTTAGCGGCTGAAATTGTGCGTGAAAAGCTGATGCGTTTTATGGGCGAAGAATTACCGTATTCTGTCACTGTGGAAATTGAACAATTTAAATGGCAAGAAAACGGTGTTTGGCATATTAATGCCTTGATTTTAGTTGAGCGTGAAAGCCAAAAACGCATGGTGATTGGTAACAAAGGCGAAAAACTAAAAGTGATTGGCCGCGAAGCACGCAAAGACATGGAAGAAATGCTCGATAATAAAGTATTTCTTGAGCTTTGGGTTAAAGTGAAATCTGGCTGGGCTGATGACGAGCGCGCCCTTCGTAGCTTAGGTTACGGCGAAGATTAA
- the rnc gene encoding ribonuclease III: protein MNKNVTDLYTKIGYTFNNVALLEQAMTHRSHKGQHNERLEFLGDSILSFVIANELYKRFPKSREGDLSRMRSTLVRGQTLAEFGLEFNLGDYLRLGPGELKSGGYRRESTLADAVEAIIGAVFLDSGIDTCSNLILSWYKFRLDEISPGLNQKDPKTLLQEYLQARKLPLPNYTVIDTKGQAHNQSFTVECVVEGMNSIVSVGSSRRKAEQKAAEKALKIIKHES from the coding sequence ATGAACAAAAATGTAACTGATTTATATACTAAAATAGGCTACACCTTCAACAACGTTGCGTTGTTGGAGCAAGCGATGACTCATCGCAGTCATAAAGGGCAGCATAATGAACGGCTAGAGTTTTTAGGCGATTCAATTTTAAGCTTTGTAATCGCCAATGAGCTTTATAAACGTTTTCCAAAAAGTCGCGAAGGTGACTTAAGTCGAATGCGTTCAACCTTAGTTCGTGGTCAAACTCTTGCGGAATTTGGCCTAGAATTTAACTTAGGTGATTATTTACGCTTAGGTCCAGGTGAGCTTAAAAGTGGTGGTTATCGCCGCGAGTCAACCTTAGCCGATGCTGTAGAGGCAATTATTGGAGCTGTCTTTTTAGATTCAGGCATAGACACCTGCAGTAATTTGATCTTGAGCTGGTACAAATTTCGTCTTGATGAGATTTCACCAGGATTAAACCAAAAAGATCCAAAAACCTTATTACAAGAGTATTTACAGGCGCGAAAATTACCGTTGCCAAACTATACTGTTATCGATACCAAAGGACAGGCACACAATCAGTCATTTACCGTTGAATGTGTTGTAGAAGGCATGAACAGTATTGTTTCTGTCGGTAGTTCACGCCGTAAAGCCGAGCAAAAAGCGGCTGAAAAAGCATTAAAGATTATTAAACATGAATCCTAA
- the lepB gene encoding signal peptidase I: MAGYFSIFLVLLTLTSGLIWLIDHLVYAPKRQARIALAQGANSAMLDDETIAQIAPQPAIAETAQSIFPMIAAITIFRSFFYEPFQIPSGSMMPTLLVGDFILVEKFAYGVKDPVWRTQLMDVSDPERGDAVVFKYPLDTNVDFIKRVIGLPGDTVVYRNKQLYIKPKCEAEQTETSGLNCNEFNKLETQLINQDEFFSEGVAEARLTENLANVSHDILINPARPEQKMAYYQQPGTRIDEWVVPQDSYFVMGDNRDNSKDGRFWGFVDKEKLVGKAVFIWMSFEFEQDPDSILPSWVPTGVRFERLGSIQ; this comes from the coding sequence ATGGCTGGTTATTTTTCAATTTTTTTAGTGTTATTAACTCTAACTTCTGGGTTAATTTGGTTAATCGATCACTTGGTTTATGCACCTAAACGTCAAGCGCGTATTGCACTTGCACAGGGCGCAAATAGTGCCATGTTGGATGATGAAACTATTGCACAAATTGCACCTCAACCGGCCATAGCGGAAACTGCTCAATCTATTTTTCCTATGATTGCGGCTATCACTATTTTTCGTTCATTCTTTTATGAACCATTTCAAATACCATCAGGTTCAATGATGCCAACTTTATTAGTGGGTGACTTTATTCTGGTGGAAAAATTTGCTTATGGTGTAAAAGATCCGGTTTGGCGCACTCAGTTAATGGATGTGTCTGACCCTGAGCGCGGCGATGCAGTTGTATTTAAATATCCACTTGATACGAATGTTGATTTTATCAAGCGTGTTATTGGTTTACCGGGTGATACCGTGGTTTATCGTAATAAACAACTTTATATCAAGCCTAAATGTGAAGCAGAACAAACCGAAACATCAGGTTTAAATTGTAATGAATTTAACAAACTTGAAACTCAGCTGATTAATCAAGATGAGTTCTTTTCAGAAGGCGTTGCAGAAGCTCGTTTAACTGAAAACTTGGCGAATGTAAGCCACGATATTTTAATTAACCCAGCTCGTCCTGAGCAGAAAATGGCATATTACCAACAACCAGGCACTCGCATTGATGAGTGGGTTGTGCCGCAAGATAGTTATTTTGTGATGGGTGATAACCGCGATAACAGCAAAGATGGCCGTTTTTGGGGATTTGTTGATAAAGAGAAGTTAGTCGGAAAAGCTGTGTTTATATGGATGAGCTTTGAATTTGAACAAGACCCAGACAGTATCTTACCAAGCTGGGTTCCAACAGGGGTTCGTTTTGAGCGCCTAGGAAGTATTCAATAA
- the lepA gene encoding translation elongation factor 4 — translation MKHIRNFSVIAHIDHGKSTLSDRLIQYCGGLTDREMQAQVLDSMDIERERGITIKAQSVTLNYTAKDGETYQLNFIDTPGHVDFSYEVSRSLAACEGALLVVDAGQGVEAQTVANCYTAIEMELEVIPVLNKIDLPQAEPERVAEEIEDIIGLDAMDAVRCSAKTGVGIQDVLEVIVAQVPPPVGEPTQPLQALIIDSWFDPYQGVVSLVRVKHGELRAGDKIKIMSNGQLHNADKVGIFTPKQTETKILRTGEVGFVIAGIKEIHGAPVGDTITSARNPAAEILPGFKKVQPQVYAGVYPISSDDYENFREALSKLSLNDASLFYEPESSTALGFGFRCGFLGMLHMEIIQERLEREYDMDLITTAPTVVYEILLKNGETIKIDSPSNLPPISNIAEIREPIVEANILVPQEYLGNVITLCIEKRGVQHKMSYHGKQVALTYHLPMAEVVMDFFDRLKSTSRGFASLDYNFLRFQTSKMERVDILINGERVDALAIICHHESAQSRGRQLAEALKELIPRQQFDIAIQAAIGAHVIARTTVKQLRKNVIAKCYGGDVSRKKKLLQKQKEGKKRMKQVGNVEVPQEAFLAILKVGK, via the coding sequence ATGAAGCATATCCGTAACTTTTCAGTAATTGCCCACATCGATCACGGCAAATCGACCCTTTCAGATCGTTTGATTCAATACTGTGGTGGTTTAACAGACCGAGAAATGCAAGCTCAGGTTTTAGACTCCATGGATATTGAGCGTGAGCGTGGTATTACCATCAAAGCCCAGTCTGTAACGTTAAATTACACCGCAAAAGATGGCGAAACATATCAATTAAATTTCATCGATACGCCAGGTCACGTAGATTTCTCATATGAAGTATCACGTTCTTTAGCTGCATGTGAAGGTGCATTACTGGTTGTTGATGCAGGCCAAGGCGTAGAAGCACAAACAGTAGCAAACTGCTATACCGCGATTGAAATGGAACTAGAAGTTATTCCTGTTCTTAATAAAATCGATTTACCACAAGCAGAGCCTGAGCGTGTAGCGGAAGAAATTGAAGACATTATCGGTCTTGATGCTATGGATGCGGTACGCTGTTCTGCTAAAACAGGTGTTGGTATTCAAGATGTACTTGAAGTTATTGTTGCACAAGTTCCACCTCCGGTAGGTGAACCAACTCAACCATTACAAGCGTTGATTATCGATTCATGGTTCGACCCATATCAAGGCGTTGTATCATTAGTACGTGTTAAGCATGGTGAACTGCGTGCTGGCGACAAAATTAAAATTATGTCCAATGGTCAGCTTCATAACGCTGACAAAGTGGGGATCTTTACGCCAAAACAAACTGAAACCAAAATTTTACGTACCGGTGAAGTTGGGTTTGTTATTGCTGGTATTAAAGAAATTCATGGTGCACCTGTAGGTGATACCATTACATCGGCACGTAATCCAGCTGCTGAAATCTTACCCGGCTTTAAAAAAGTACAACCGCAAGTTTATGCAGGTGTTTATCCAATTTCATCAGATGATTACGAAAACTTCCGTGAAGCTTTATCTAAATTAAGCCTCAATGATGCCTCGCTATTTTATGAGCCAGAAAGCTCAACTGCATTAGGATTTGGTTTCCGTTGTGGTTTCCTTGGTATGTTACACATGGAAATCATTCAAGAGCGTTTAGAGCGCGAATATGACATGGATCTTATTACAACTGCACCAACGGTAGTGTATGAAATCCTACTCAAAAATGGCGAAACCATTAAGATAGATAGTCCTTCAAATTTACCACCAATCAGCAATATTGCTGAAATTCGTGAGCCAATTGTTGAGGCTAATATTCTAGTACCACAAGAGTATTTAGGTAATGTAATTACGCTTTGTATTGAAAAGCGTGGTGTGCAACACAAAATGTCGTACCACGGCAAGCAAGTGGCGTTAACGTATCACTTACCTATGGCTGAAGTGGTGATGGACTTCTTTGATCGTTTAAAATCAACAAGCCGTGGTTTTGCCTCACTTGATTACAATTTCCTGCGTTTCCAAACATCAAAAATGGAACGTGTTGATATTCTAATTAATGGCGAACGAGTCGATGCGTTGGCAATTATTTGTCACCATGAAAGTGCACAATCTCGTGGTCGTCAATTAGCTGAAGCTTTAAAAGAGTTAATTCCTCGTCAACAATTTGATATCGCAATTCAAGCCGCGATTGGTGCGCACGTTATTGCCCGCACCACAGTGAAACAGTTACGTAAAAACGTAATTGCAAAATGTTACGGTGGTGACGTAAGTCGTAAGAAAAAATTATTACAAAAACAAAAAGAAGGTAAAAAGCGCATGAAACAGGTTGGTAATGTTGAAGTGCCGCAAGAAGCTTTCTTAGCAATCCTCAAAGTAGGTAAATAA